One window of Quercus robur chromosome 5, dhQueRobu3.1, whole genome shotgun sequence genomic DNA carries:
- the LOC126728972 gene encoding dynamin-related protein 4C-like, protein MGEESSLVVAQAVQDAPIISSYNDRIRPLLDTVDSLRHLMITREGIQLPTIVVVGDQSSGKSSVLESLAGINLPRGQGICTRVPLIMRLMHQPTPEPDLSLEFNGKVVRTDEEHVSEAINLATEEIAGFGKGISNAPLTLEVRKNGVPDLTMVDLPGITRVPVHGQPENIYDQIKDIIMEYITPEESIILNVLSATVDFTTCESIRMSQMVDKTGERTLAVVTKSDKSPEGLLEKVTADDVNIGLGYVCVRNRIGEESYEEARVEEARLFESHPLLSKIDKSIVGIPVLAQKLVQIQAASIARNLPAIVKSINDKLNLNVAEAKRMPQKMSSLTEAMTAFMQIIGLAKESLRKILVRGEYDEYPDEQNMHCTARLVEMFNQFSDELHKHAESDPAEKFLMEEIMVLEETKGIGLPNFLPRSAFLTILQKRVKGISSIPTIFAEKVWSYVEEIVISVMMHHSEHYYQLQLSFRRAGHNLIAKMKERSINWVMEIIEMEKQTDYTCNPEYLSDWNKLMVQQDAFMTYVLTNVDWPSIIKLEGFGEIDVSHLKKYSHVLQQAFDLKMRMTAYWKIVLKRLVDCMALHLLLSIGNLVNKEFEAEIVNELMGPGGGIERMLEESPAVASKRQKINKSIQLLKKSKEVVAKIMDKIGTYND, encoded by the coding sequence ATGGGAGAAGAAAGCTCACTTGTAGTAGCTCAAGCAGTCCAAGATGCACCCATCATTTCATCCTACAATGATCGTATTCGCCCACTCCTCGACACAGTTGACAGCCTCCGTCACCTTATGATCACAAGAGAAGGCATTCAGCTCCCCACCATTGTCGTGGTTGGGGACCAGTCCTCAGGAAAGTCAAGTGTTCTTGAATCACTTGCCGGCATCAACCTGCCCCGTGGCCAGGGAATTTGCACAAGGGTGCCTCTCATAATGAGGCTCATGCACCAGCCAACTCCTGAACCTGATCTTTCCTTGGAGTTCAATGGTAAAGTTGTTCGAACCGATGAAGAACATGTTTCTGAGGCTATAAATCTTGCCACAGAGGAGATTGCCGGGTTCGGGAAGGGGATTTCCAACGCTCCTTTGACATTGGAGGTGAGAAAAAATGGTGTGCCTGATTTAACTATGGTTGATCTTCCTGGAATTACTAGAGTGCCAGTCCATGGTCAGCCTGAAAACATCTATGACCAGATAAAAGATATTATCATGGAGTATATCACTCCTGAAGAGAGTATTATACTCAATGTTCTATCTGCAACAGTGGATTTCACTACTTGTGAATCTATCAGGATGTCACAGATGGTGGACAAGACTGGTGAACGGACTCTTGCTGTTGTTACTAAGTCTGACAAGTCTCCTGAAGGCCTTCTTGAGAAGGTTACTGCTGATGATGTCAATATTGGGCTTGGCTATGTCTGCGTTAGGAATCGGATAGGAGAAGAATCTTATGAAGAGGCGCGAGTGGAAGAGGCCAGACTTTTTGAATCACATCCTCTGCTTTCCAAGATTGATAAATCTATTGTGGGGATTCCTGTTCTGGCACAAAAACTGGTGCAAATTCAAGCAGCTAGTATAGCTAGAAATTTGCCAGCTATTGTGAAGAGCATTAATGACAAGTTGAACTTGAACGTTGCTGAGGCGAAAAGAATGCCCCAGAAGATGTCATCTCTTACTGAGGCAATGACAGCTTTCATGCAGATTATTGGATTAGCCAAAGAATCATTAAGGAAAATTCTTGTGAGAGGAGAATATGATGAATACCCAGATGAGCAAAACATGCATTGCACTGCTCGGTTGGTTGAAATGTTCAACCAATTCTCCGATGAACTTCACAAGCATGCTGAAAGTGACCCTGCAGAGAAATTTTTGATGGAGGAGATTATGGTTTTGGAGGAAACCAAGGGTATTGGACTGCCGAATTTTCTTCCCCGCTCTGCCTTCCTTACTATCCTACAGAAAAGGGTGAAAGGCATATCTAGCATTCCAACTATTTTTGCTGAGAAGGTCTGGAGTTATGTTGAGGAAATTGTTATTTCTGTCATGATGCACCACTCTGAACACTATTACCAGCTTCAGCTGTCTTTCAGGCGTGCTGGACATAATCTTATAGCCAAGATGAAAGAGCGCTCTATCAACTGGGTCATGGAAATCATTGAAATGGAGAAGCAGACGGATTATACTTGTAATCCAGAGTACTTATCTGATTGGAATAAATTAATGGTTCAACAAGATGCCTTCATGACGTACGTCTTGACTAATGTAGATTGGCCTTCAATAATAAAGCTTGAAGGTTTCGGTGAGATTGACGTTAGTCATCTAAAGAAATATTCTCATGTTCTACAACAAGCTTTTGATTTGAAGATGAGAATGACAGCTTATTGGAAGATTGTGTTAAAGAGATTGGTTGACTGTATGGCTCTACATTTACTGCTCAGTATTGGAAACTTGGTGAACAAAGAGTTTGAAGCAGAGATTGTTAATGAGTTAATGGGACCTGGTGGTGGGATTGAAAGGATGCTCGAGGAGTCACCTGCAGTTGCTTCAAAGCGACAGAAAATAAACAAGAGTATACAGCTGCTCAAAAAGTCCAAAGAAGTGGTTGCCAAGATCATGGACAAGATCGGTACCTATAATGATTAG